The genomic window AGGAACAGACGCACAAGGACCAGCAGTCCTGACCTGTGAATGAATGAGACTGGAAGGCAGCCAGGCGGGGCAGGAGGTTGAGGATTGTCATTTGAATGAGGGGGTTCTTGCTGCTTCTGTATTTCAACACCCATCGGCAGACCTGGAAAGACAATTACCGGAGGCTTAGAAAATAGCAAGTGCATTTAAAACCCTCTGCCAATGCAAAATAGGGGGTTATTGTTTAAGTAACATAGACAGACCTCTTCCCCACTTCACTACAGCCCCCTACAAGCACAGAAGAAGCCCTGCCCCTCTCACCTGATCAAATCGCTCCTCCATCATCTCCCGGCAGTACCTGCTCTCCACCAGCGTGGTCTTGGCGGGGGTGGGTGCGGCCCCGAAGGTCAGGATGCCCTGCGGGGTGTTGTATCCCAGGAGGCTCAGCAGGGCGTTGGACTGCTGCGGCTGCACGGACTGGAAGCTGGTGAAGGGGGTGATATGACGGGGCTTGGTCCCGAAGCCCATCATTTCCTTGCAGTATTTGTCGTGCACCAGTTGCTGCTGTGTGATCTCCTCCATTTCCTCACGCAGGCGCTGCAGAAAGAAAACGGACAAATCATCCCACTGCTTCTCGTTCCACCGTTCAAGAAAGATGCTGGGTCATAGAGGTGTGTTTCTATTGCAGACTATGAAAAGTGTGACACAGGTGcctgatgctgctgtgtgtgtgtggatgtgcagtgactctgatgctgctgtgtgtgtgtggatgtgcagtgactctgatgctgctgtgtgtgtgtggatgtgcagtgactctgatgctgctgtgtgtgtgtgtgtgtgcagtgactctgatgctgctgtgtgtgtgtgtgtgtgcagtgactctgatgctgctgtgtgtgtgtgtgtgtgtgtgtgtggtgtgtgtgtgtgtgtgtgtgtgtttgtgtgtgtggatgcacGGTGCAGACTCACCTCCCCCTCCATGCTGCTGATCCTCACCAGCTCGTTCAGAATCAGCAGGGCTCCATGGACTCGCTCATCACGATTCATACCTTTCTCTTTGGCAAGAGTTTCATCAAAGCCCTTCTCGGCTTCCTCAAAGGTTTGCTATAAACCATCAAAAACAGACATTACTCAGTGATAAAAAAGGACATCTACTCTGATGTGTGCATACAGTAGTAGTCGATTCTAATGATATCTACCCCATTAAAAGCACTGCTTTACCTTATACCACTGTGGCTTCTGCATCTCTTTGGTCTCCCTCTGGGTGGTGAGGATCAGGCTGGCCCTCAGAGCAGACACGGCTCCTTCTCGAATAGCCTGCTTGGGATCCCACACGGCGTAGAAGATGTTGTCAAAGAAAGGCTGCACTTGTTGAAAGAAGAAGGTAGGCGCGCTGACTGCCAGCTCCCGCAAAACCAGCACCTGAGGGCAAGAACAAAGTGTCCAAGCCAGACACACAAGGGGAAAGGGGCAAAATATCAGGGGGACATTGGAACAAACTGCATACAAAACACACTGCTGGAACATTCTGCCACACTTGAGTCCCTGCTGCGGCTAAAAAAGATAATGGCTCTAACccgcattcatttttaaatacagaaaccaTTAGCATCTTTGCCGACATAGACCGAGAGAGTATTCTGACTCGATCCTGGGGAATATAACGCAGCAGTCTCTTGCCTTCACTCGAACATGCACTTgctttgtaaagcgctttgaaatGCCGCATGAGAAAGCAGCAATGAATGGAAAGAGGATCACAAGGCAGGCTaattgtgcccccccccccaccatgctTACTGCTGCATGTCTCCTCCCTTCGTTCCTGTCAGCTCCCAGCCACTCCAGGGCCCGTTTCACTTCAAACTCCACATATTCGGCGGTGAACGTGTCCCCAGCCATCGACAGGCGGCCCATGGCTTTCGATGCCATCTCCATGACAACCGGGTCGCTGGACGGAAGCAGGTTACGAAGGTAGTTTGCAAACCTACTGATGCGTGTGGCATTTCCACCTTCAACTCCAATGAGGCTGACTGCGAAGCAAACAGgcggaaatataaaataaacacgcCACTGTAAAAATGTCTCGGCTCAGGTTGCCTACAAACAAACAGTAGTGGTAATGTGGTATGTACTGAAATATTAATGctgctgtttgaaataaaaatacatcttccTTAATGCAATGACTTGGGGATGGGACTGTTTTAATTAGTGCTGACTGATGATAAGCAGAATTCCATTgatatttactgtactttatataaaTTCAGATTTTCATTGGTTGAATTCAATTGGGTGTGTTATGGTTGGTGGAATGGAGAGGGGAGCCTGTAGGCATCACTGGAACAGGCACAGGAGTAGAAATGAAAGTGCTCGATGTACTTACCAATAGCAAGAATGCCCCCTTTTTTCTCATTCACATCTGAGCTTGACACCAGCTCAAAGATGTGATGGTTGAGTTCGTCATAGAACTGGGTCGCTTCTTCCTGGCTCAGCTTCAGAGAACAAAACCACAAGTTAACTAAGTTACTAATAGCTTTATTTCAGAATGCATGATTAAGTGTCTGCAGCTATGGATAATTCATTAGCAAGCATTTGCTCCCAGCACGTCAGCCAATCACAGGGCTCACAGGGTGATACATCAATGGATAAAAATATCTTGGCACATCACAGGCAGGGAGCTGATTAGCATTAGATTTGTAAAGAGCACTGTCAACTGTGCAAAAAGTAAAGCTGCTAATTAGACACTGAACAGCTGACAAGAGGCTAAGCAAACATACTCTATTTTTATAACATATATTGTTCTAAATGTCGATTATTAAATTGCAAGATCTCTCTGCACTTGACAAGATGCCACTAAGATTTTGATCAGTCACGAAGACACGGATCGTTCAGACGTTTGCTTAAAATCTGACCATGTTTGCATTTAGTAAATAATAAAGGTGAAGAAACGATAGCCGGGCTCTCCACTGGCCTGCTAACGTTTCCCAAAAGCATTCTCTTTGCCTGCCTCCACTTGGCTGGGTTTGGCGCGCCACCCAGGCGGTCTGCTTCCCCCCGTACCTCCCGCAGCTCAGTGGTGACATAGTGCTGCAGGTCCTTGGCAGCCTTGGCCCGAGTCTCCTCGCTGCGATTCTTCAGGCCGCTCACAAACTGCTGAAGGACAGACGTGGTGCCCGAcatgatggcagcagcagcagatcacAATCTCCCTGGGAAACAAGATCAACAGTGAAAGCTCACTTAGGGTCTCCTacacaacatttttatattaaggttGGGTCTGGTCTCCAGTGTTGGGGGCTCAAGTTGGCTGCACTCTTCTTCCAgggctacctaatgttacctgTAAATCTATGTTTAATAGActaagggctggtttcacagaccctgattagcactaatcttagacgaactaatgttattttaagtaaaGTAGTCTGacattagtgctaatctgggtctgaacattaaaatcataaaacaagtttaaaaaagtttagcaattaaaaaaaaactatttgtttatcCAAGACCAGAGGCAGCCATGTGTGCATTTTGAAGATGCTTCCTTCCTTAAGCTTATTTTAGTTGAgaagaaatgaaaatgtattgcGCGCAGGGAACAGGGCTCAGTTCTTCGTTGTTACCTCAAAGCTTGATTCAGTGCTGGTTCCTCCCGTTAGGAAGGCAGCCACATGCCCTGAATATGTGCTCCCAATGACAACAAACGCGCCTCCCGTCTCCAATAAAGACTTTCTGTTTAGTCTATATTACTGAATGCAATATACTATGCCCCAAAACACAAAATTACTATATCCGATATCGCAACCAAAGTTTAAATATTATAACACAAAAGTATTCATCAGCAATTCCCACCTTTACAACGTAATACCATTTAAAAAGTAATAGCATATACAGTGACCAGACAGCGTTAATGGGGTGAAactgcgcgtgtgtgtgtgttttgcaataattataaacatatatatttaattctAAATTAATCAGAATGCTGTATCCAGTGCCACACACCCAGGAAGACGCAAATGCCAAATCAGCctgtttgctgtgttttgctCATAGTTGTAGAGCAGGCACTTAAAATTGTAAAAACGTGCAAACACATACAAGCGTGTGTTTTATCTGTTCACTTACAATGACACTGACAAGGCACAACAGTCTTGACTTTATCAATTTCAATATGATCTGCAGACCTTTTAAACAGCAGCCTGATTGAAAATCGACAAATGTGAAATGCGGCAACGGACAGCGGGTCTTCGAATACCCCATCATAAAATGTCAACAAACAGCAGCAACTTTAACAAGCCATAATACCAACTACGAACCTTCTTCGCTGATCAGATTGAACgcaataaatatttgaaaaactcTACAAACACACAGATGACATTATCTCTACCGAATGCCAGCCTCCCTGTGTCATGCGTCGGATACCAATACAGATATAGCGGGTATACATGCTTTGCGTCACAACACCTGCACACTGACCACTGTAAATGCGATCAACAGAAAACACTTACACTTTCtaattgctgtttatttaaatctaATCGAGGTGTATTCGTTTCCCATTACAGATAGGAAGCGTCCACAGAGCAAGCTAAAAGTGCACCCTAACTATTTCCAACCAAATGTTAGGAATATTAACATTACAACCTGGCGAGACTAGAAACCAATAGGCGACCAAGAGCGGAGGAGTGTAATTCCTATTGACCAACGGTTTTGCTGTATTTAATAGGAAGGCGGGTTTCTGGCAGAGAAGTGGGCGGTATGTTGGTGATTGACTAGGGTTGTAGCCTATCAGCTGAAAGGTTGATTGGACAGGGGTCCAGTAAACATTAACAGTTCAGTAAAGGCGGTCTTTTCCATCTTTTAAGTTTGGTTGAGAGGCAGTTACTGTCCATTCATTTAGGAGAGGGGATGTTTTTAGGATTTTAATGGTAATAATACAGCGCAGTGTGGGTGTTGGTAATTGTCCTCTGTGGAGTTTTGAGAAAGCGTGGATTTCTTTTCATGATTCCTTGCTGGAAAGCAAACCGGTATTTCGTTCAGGTTTTCGGTCGGACAGCATTTGAAGTTGCACAAAGGGGCGTGATGCTATGGCGCTGTCCAGGTGGAGAGTCATAACATCTTGAGAGTGTGGACACGTCGTAGAGGGGACTCAGGGTAACGGATTTCAGGAGAGATGGTGCTATTTGGGCGTTTAAATTAAACCAGGATAGCATATGAACAGGTAATACTGTTTACTAATACTGTtcttaaaatatctgtttttgttAATCCTATTAATAGTCCACTTTATTGCTGAGATAAAACCAGTGACTTACATCAGATAAAGTTGATGTGGTTAGGGTTCAAAAGGCTAGCTGTGTTTAAACTTGGATTTCTTGAGTGTGTTATTAAGGTTTCTGCAATGACATTAAGTGGATATGTTAATAGCAACATGTACAAGAGTTACATCTAATATTAAaagtgaaagtgttttttttttttttttttttttttttaaagggggatGTTCTTTGTTGTCCTGCAGAACTTTACCAACTTAAAAGATTTACAGTCAAACTTATTTCAAATTACAATTCACCGTTGGAACCAAAACTGACTAATCTGGttacgtgtttatttatttgtccggCTTGGGTACCCGCAATTTTGATTTCAGTCAGTTTGACCGTAGACTAATATTCTTCTAATTGAAACAAACTTTTGGACAGTTGCGGTTACTTGATAACCACTGATTTAAGCAAGGTACTTTCCATGAACACATGAGTTTGGTTACCACAAAGTGATAACCTTTGCTTTTGTCGGCCAGCTATCACACAACTGCTTGAAAGACCAACGGGGTTAACTTACTGCAACTTTGTTTAATAGTCTTCTTGGTTTTGCATTTCAGGATCTCGCTGGAATTACTGTATTCGAGCAGAGGATTGGTTGTCTGAAGCCTTCCGCCATTATAAGGTAGAGCGATGGAGGAGGAGAAGAACGATAATGCCATCAGTAGTCCCCAAGCTTTCGTGGAGGTGAAACAGAATGGATTTGGAAATGCAACAGATTCACTCCTAAGTGGTTGCGACCGGAATCACATTGAGAAAAATGCCCAGGAGACAGTCGACGTGAAGCACAAGTGTGCCGCCTATGTTCTGGCCctgagaccgtggagttttagtGCTTCTCTGACTCCTGTAGCTCTGGGCAGTGCGCTGGCGTATAAATCGGAAGGGACCATCAATATTTTGATATTGCTGGTGTGTGCCGTGGCGGTGTTGGTGGTCCACGGGGCAGGGAATCTGGTCAACACTTACTATGACTTCTCCAAAGGGATTGACCACAAGAAGAGTGATGACAGGACGCTGGTGGACCAGATTCTGGAGCCACAAGATGTGGTCATGTTTGGAGCTGTGCTTTACTCCCTGGGCTGTTTGTGTGCAACTTGCTTGTATTTTTTGTCCACTTTGAAACTAGAGCATCTTGCCCTCATTTACTTTGGGGGCCTCTCAAGTTCCTTCCTTTATACTGGAGGTGAGTAACGACTGCTCAATAAATCGCTATGAACGACATTTGTCCCTGGCCTTTCTGATTTCCGCTATGCTTCTCTTCCCAACCCTTTTGAAGTTCTTGAATGCTGCGTGCTTCAGTGGTGCCGTTCGTTTTCAGTTTTATGGTAGATTTTTTCCTCAAGGtgatttttttaacccttcttttCTTGCTTTACACAGGCATCGGGTTGAAATACGTGGCTCTGGGCGATGTGGTCATCCTGATCACCTTTGGACCGCTGGCTGTCATGTTTGCCCACGCAGTTCAAGTCGGCTATCTGTCTGTTTTGCCGCTGGTCTACGCCATTCCCCTGGCCCTGAACACTGAAGCTATCTTGCATAGCAACAACACAAGAGACATGGATTCAGACAAACAGGCTGGGATAGTCACCCTGGCTATTCTCATTGGACCTACGCTGTCTTACGTGCTGTACAACCTGTTGCTGTTCGTGCCCTATATTTTGTTCTCCATTCTCGCAACGCGGTATACGATTAGCATGGCGTTGCCGCTTCTCACTGTGCCCATGGCTTTTCCCCTGGAGAAACAGTTCAGGAGTCGGTGCTACACCAAGATTCCTCAGAAGACTGCAAAGCTCAACCTGTTAATGGGGCTGTTTTATGTGTTCGGTATTATATTAGCTGCACCAGGCAGTCTGCCCAGGCTGTAATTTCAAGAAGATGTGTTAATTGTAACTAATAATCATTTGATATGCATTTATGTAATTTAAACTTTTGGCTTTACTTCTGTTGGTAACAAATACGggtttaatatattttatggCTTTCTgttaatagcaaaaacaaaaaggattttTTGAGAACTGCGAAGGCTAAAACTCAGCTTATTTATAATTGAAAGCTTTTGTACggtcattatgaaaaaaaaa from Polyodon spathula isolate WHYD16114869_AA chromosome 16, ASM1765450v1, whole genome shotgun sequence includes these protein-coding regions:
- the LOC121328473 gene encoding ubiA prenyltransferase domain-containing protein 1-like, translating into MEEEKNDNAISSPQAFVEVKQNGFGNATDSLLSGCDRNHIEKNAQETVDVKHKCAAYVLALRPWSFSASLTPVALGSALAYKSEGTINILILLVCAVAVLVVHGAGNLVNTYYDFSKGIDHKKSDDRTLVDQILEPQDVVMFGAVLYSLGCLCATCLYFLSTLKLEHLALIYFGGLSSSFLYTGGIGLKYVALGDVVILITFGPLAVMFAHAVQVGYLSVLPLVYAIPLALNTEAILHSNNTRDMDSDKQAGIVTLAILIGPTLSYVLYNLLLFVPYILFSILATRYTISMALPLLTVPMAFPLEKQFRSRCYTKIPQKTAKLNLLMGLFYVFGIILAAPGSLPRL